In Terriglobales bacterium, a single genomic region encodes these proteins:
- a CDS encoding Do family serine endopeptidase yields MISGSGGWFERLRSRRMASLLTVVATLAIGILMGTLISFSVKGKDADSAGASPAPIQIPAPQQLSSAFAQIARELEPSVVNINTESTVRPTPRRRQPAPRGQDPFQDFFDRFFGGPDGNDSDGAGVRERSLGSGVIVDPKGYIVTNAHVVERADRIRVRLASDPPGVPGHDAKVVGSDRETDLAVIKIEPKSPLPAAKLGNSESAVVGEWVLAIGSPFGLEQTVTAGIISAKGRNIVPLRQFQSFIQTDAAINPGNSGGPLVNMRGEVIGINTAIFTQSYGYQGVGFAMPANTVAEVYNQLISPEHKVVRGSIGVVFNAAPNPAIARVYGVQSGVIITDVSAGGPAEQAGLRVGDAIVSVDGKSISGGDELVSEISARRPGTQVRLGYVRNGKKEEATVTIADRAKLFSDRLGDRDEDSDDSRPTEARLGITVRSINPEIADRLGTAPGKGVVIQDVRRGSFGEDVGLAPRMVLLEINRQPVNSEEDFRRIQGQLKSGQDVVFLVKTGRDSPTLFLAGTLP; encoded by the coding sequence ATGATTTCGGGTTCAGGTGGGTGGTTCGAGCGGCTGCGTAGCCGCCGCATGGCTTCACTGCTTACGGTGGTGGCCACGTTGGCGATCGGTATCCTGATGGGGACGTTGATCTCCTTCAGCGTGAAGGGCAAGGATGCTGATTCCGCCGGCGCAAGCCCCGCGCCGATCCAGATTCCGGCCCCGCAGCAGCTCTCCTCAGCCTTTGCTCAGATCGCCCGCGAGCTGGAACCTTCGGTGGTGAATATCAACACCGAATCCACGGTGCGGCCGACGCCGCGGCGCCGCCAGCCCGCGCCGCGAGGCCAAGACCCGTTTCAGGATTTCTTTGACCGCTTCTTTGGTGGACCAGACGGGAACGATTCCGACGGCGCTGGGGTTCGCGAGCGGTCCCTTGGGTCCGGGGTCATCGTCGATCCGAAGGGCTACATCGTCACCAACGCCCACGTGGTGGAACGCGCGGACCGCATCCGAGTGCGCCTGGCAAGCGATCCGCCGGGCGTTCCGGGACATGACGCCAAGGTCGTGGGGAGCGACCGCGAGACCGACTTGGCGGTGATCAAGATTGAGCCCAAGAGTCCGCTGCCGGCTGCCAAGCTGGGCAATTCCGAATCGGCCGTAGTGGGCGAGTGGGTGCTGGCCATCGGCAGTCCGTTTGGCCTTGAGCAGACGGTGACGGCGGGCATCATCTCCGCCAAGGGACGCAATATCGTGCCGTTACGGCAGTTCCAGTCGTTCATCCAGACCGACGCCGCCATCAATCCGGGCAACTCCGGCGGACCGCTGGTCAACATGCGGGGCGAGGTGATCGGCATCAACACCGCGATCTTCACGCAGTCCTATGGCTACCAGGGCGTGGGATTTGCCATGCCGGCAAATACCGTGGCTGAGGTATACAACCAGCTCATCAGCCCGGAGCACAAGGTCGTGCGGGGCTCGATCGGTGTCGTGTTCAACGCTGCACCCAACCCGGCCATCGCCCGGGTCTATGGAGTGCAGAGCGGCGTGATTATCACCGACGTGAGCGCGGGCGGTCCGGCAGAGCAGGCGGGCCTGCGCGTGGGTGACGCCATTGTCAGCGTGGACGGCAAGTCCATCTCGGGGGGTGACGAACTGGTGTCAGAGATTTCGGCGCGCCGTCCGGGCACGCAGGTGCGACTCGGCTATGTTCGCAACGGAAAGAAGGAAGAGGCCACCGTAACCATCGCGGATCGCGCCAAACTATTCAGCGACCGGCTGGGCGACCGCGACGAGGACTCCGACGACTCGCGGCCGACCGAGGCCCGGTTGGGGATCACCGTGCGTTCCATCAACCCGGAAATAGCGGATCGCCTCGGAACGGCACCGGGAAAGGGCGTAGTCATCCAGGACGTCCGTCGGGGCTCGTTCGGCGAGGACGTCGGGCTGGCGCCGCGCATGGTGCTCCTGGAGATCAACCGCCAGCCTGTCAACAGCGAAGAGGACTTCCGGCGTATCCAGGGCCAGCTCAAGAGCGGTCAGGACGTGGTTTTCCTGGTGAAAACCGGCCGCGATTCGCCGACCCTCTTCTTGGCTGGGACCCTGCCGTAA
- a CDS encoding LeuA family protein: MNRSELIYDWNQVGGGEPQPKAAALLNDESLRDGLQSPSVKDPTIAEKIEILHLMEALGIQSLDLGLPGAGPRAVESVERLAREIVSAKLKIRANCACRTHENDIRPVAEIVQRTGLDIEAATFIGSSPIRRYTEDWTDDFLLRTTEHAVKYAVSLGLRVMYVTEDTTRCDPETLKRMYSTAIRCGARAIVVCDTVGHATPAGVHALIRFVLDEVVKPAGEKIRLDWHGHSDRGLAVANSLAALAAGADCVHACAIGIGERVGNTQMDQMLVNLKLMGVPPWDQQDLSRLKDYCEAVSRATGVPIPRNYPVVGSDAFRTATGVHAAAVIKAFKKQDVVLANTVYSGVPAHYFGLGQTIEIGPMSGKSNVLFWLDHHGITPGDELVERILKRAKTSDRLLTEAEILECCHAPVAGRAE, from the coding sequence GTGAACCGCTCCGAACTCATCTACGACTGGAACCAGGTGGGGGGCGGCGAGCCGCAGCCCAAGGCGGCCGCGCTGCTCAACGACGAGTCTCTGCGCGACGGCCTACAGTCGCCTTCCGTCAAAGACCCGACGATCGCAGAGAAGATCGAGATACTTCACCTGATGGAGGCTCTGGGCATCCAGTCTCTTGACCTGGGCCTGCCCGGCGCGGGGCCGCGGGCGGTGGAGTCCGTCGAGCGGCTGGCGCGCGAGATCGTGAGCGCGAAGCTGAAGATCCGCGCAAACTGCGCCTGCCGTACGCACGAAAACGACATCCGGCCGGTCGCGGAAATCGTGCAACGGACCGGGCTGGACATCGAAGCTGCGACCTTCATCGGCTCCAGCCCCATCCGGCGCTACACCGAAGATTGGACCGACGACTTCCTGCTGCGCACCACCGAGCATGCGGTGAAGTACGCGGTATCTCTCGGCTTGCGTGTCATGTACGTGACCGAAGACACGACCCGCTGCGATCCCGAGACCCTCAAGCGGATGTACAGCACCGCCATTCGATGCGGGGCGCGTGCCATTGTGGTATGCGACACTGTGGGCCATGCCACTCCCGCGGGCGTGCACGCGCTCATCCGCTTCGTCTTGGACGAGGTGGTGAAGCCTGCAGGTGAGAAGATCCGTCTGGACTGGCACGGCCATAGCGACCGGGGCCTGGCGGTGGCCAACTCCCTGGCCGCACTGGCCGCCGGCGCCGACTGCGTGCATGCGTGTGCGATTGGGATCGGTGAGCGGGTGGGTAACACGCAGATGGACCAGATGCTGGTGAACCTGAAGCTGATGGGCGTCCCACCCTGGGACCAGCAGGACCTGAGCCGCCTCAAAGACTACTGCGAGGCGGTTTCGCGCGCCACCGGAGTACCTATCCCCAGGAACTACCCGGTGGTCGGAAGCGATGCCTTCCGCACCGCAACGGGTGTGCATGCGGCGGCGGTGATTAAGGCCTTCAAGAAGCAGGATGTCGTACTGGCCAACACGGTGTACTCCGGGGTCCCGGCCCACTATTTCGGATTGGGACAGACGATCGAAATCGGCCCCATGTCCGGGAAGTCCAACGTTCTATTCTGGCTCGACCATCACGGCATCACGCCCGGCGACGAGCTGGTAGAACGCATTCTGAAGCGCGCTAAGACCTCCGACCGTCTGCTGACCGAGGCGGAAATCCTGGAGTGCTGCCACGCGCCGGTTGCGGGGAGAGCGGAATAG
- a CDS encoding aldehyde dehydrogenase family protein, with protein MASEAQITQREIVSRNPATGEVLGRFDCATVADVRAAVLNARDAQAEWGVLPARERLKVLRRFQRLLQEGKTEVAQLITRETGKPYVEALLTEVLVVLDTCRFLVESGPAMLRDEAVPHGNLIMKAKVGQVRREPWGVVGVISPWNYPFSIPAGEVLAGLAAGNAVVLKPSEYTALTAVELRGLLARAGLPKNLFRVVLGDGVTGAALVEAPVDKIFFTGSVATGRRVAQAAAARLIPVVLELGGKDAMVVLDDADLDVASSAAVWGAFVNAGQTCLSVERCYVQRRQYEHFLELCLAKTQRLRIGNGMHRATDVGPLIHEGQLRIVEEHVAEARLHGARILTGGHRLPDLGANFYAPTLLANVDHSMQIMRDETFGPALPVMPFEDEEEVVRLANDSEFGLSASVWTGDSARGEKLAARLDAGTVMINDVVSCFGISEAPHGGVKSSGLGRTRGRLGLEEMVRAKYIDSDRLPYTKKVWWYGYGPEFGPQMEGFVDFLFAPSLLRRVRGGLRSFAAFFREGRL; from the coding sequence GTGGCGTCAGAAGCGCAAATCACGCAGCGGGAGATCGTGTCGCGCAACCCCGCGACCGGTGAGGTCCTGGGGCGTTTCGACTGCGCCACCGTGGCCGATGTGCGTGCTGCGGTGTTGAACGCCCGCGACGCCCAGGCCGAATGGGGAGTGCTCCCTGCGCGGGAACGGCTGAAGGTACTTCGGCGTTTCCAGCGCCTTCTGCAGGAGGGCAAGACCGAGGTTGCCCAGCTCATCACCCGCGAGACCGGCAAGCCGTATGTGGAAGCCCTGCTGACCGAAGTGCTGGTGGTGCTCGACACCTGTCGATTCCTGGTGGAGAGCGGTCCCGCCATGCTGCGCGATGAGGCCGTCCCGCACGGCAACCTGATCATGAAGGCCAAAGTGGGCCAGGTCCGGCGCGAGCCTTGGGGTGTAGTGGGCGTGATCTCGCCCTGGAACTATCCCTTTTCCATTCCTGCGGGCGAGGTGCTGGCCGGGCTGGCCGCCGGCAACGCCGTGGTGCTGAAACCCTCCGAGTACACGGCGCTCACCGCAGTGGAACTGCGCGGCTTGCTGGCGCGGGCAGGCTTGCCGAAGAACCTGTTCCGGGTCGTGCTCGGCGACGGGGTCACGGGCGCGGCACTGGTGGAAGCGCCTGTGGACAAGATCTTCTTTACGGGCAGTGTTGCCACCGGCCGCCGGGTGGCCCAAGCCGCTGCCGCGCGGCTGATTCCGGTAGTCCTCGAACTGGGCGGCAAGGACGCCATGGTGGTTCTGGATGACGCCGATCTCGATGTGGCGTCGAGTGCCGCGGTGTGGGGCGCTTTCGTAAACGCCGGCCAGACATGCCTCTCGGTGGAGCGTTGCTATGTGCAGCGACGGCAGTACGAGCACTTCCTGGAGCTTTGCCTGGCCAAGACGCAACGGCTGCGAATAGGAAACGGGATGCATCGTGCTACCGACGTCGGTCCGCTCATCCATGAAGGTCAACTGCGCATAGTGGAGGAACATGTGGCCGAGGCCCGCCTGCATGGAGCACGCATCCTGACGGGCGGTCATCGCCTGCCTGACCTGGGGGCAAACTTCTATGCTCCTACGCTGCTGGCCAACGTGGACCACTCCATGCAAATCATGCGCGATGAGACCTTCGGTCCCGCGCTGCCGGTGATGCCGTTCGAGGACGAAGAGGAGGTAGTGCGTCTGGCGAACGACAGTGAGTTCGGGCTCTCGGCCAGCGTTTGGACCGGCGATTCGGCGCGTGGCGAGAAGCTGGCGGCACGCCTCGATGCTGGCACGGTGATGATCAACGATGTGGTGAGCTGCTTCGGCATCAGCGAAGCACCCCATGGCGGCGTGAAGTCGAGCGGCCTGGGCCGCACCCGCGGACGCCTGGGCCTGGAAGAGATGGTGCGTGCCAAGTACATCGACTCGGACCGCCTGCCCTACACGAAAAAGGTGTGGTGGTACGGCTATGGGCCTGAGTTCGGTCCCCAGATGGAGGGCTTTGTGGACTTCCTGTTCGCACCTTCGCTGCTGCGCCGGGTGCGCGGCGGCTTGCGCTCCTTCGCCGCATTCTTCCGCGAAGGCAGGCTCTAG
- a CDS encoding ATP-binding protein, with amino-acid sequence MPGLRVPPPDFGTDRLEMRLETSFAADVEQIAPMVERIMAIAGELRFPEEKQAEIGLALQEALANAVIHGCKRDRSKTVYCWVAADPSGNLVIVVRDSGPGFDPAAIPKPNVGEQLYADHGRGIFMIGRLMDEVRFAREGTELHMRKDNAR; translated from the coding sequence ATGCCTGGCCTTCGCGTTCCGCCCCCTGACTTTGGTACCGACCGGCTGGAGATGCGACTCGAGACCAGCTTCGCCGCCGACGTAGAGCAGATCGCTCCCATGGTGGAGCGCATCATGGCGATCGCCGGCGAGCTGCGCTTCCCCGAGGAAAAGCAAGCGGAGATTGGGCTTGCACTGCAGGAGGCGCTGGCTAACGCGGTCATCCACGGGTGCAAGCGGGACCGCTCGAAAACGGTGTACTGCTGGGTGGCGGCGGATCCCTCCGGGAATCTGGTGATCGTGGTGCGCGACTCTGGACCAGGGTTCGATCCAGCCGCGATACCCAAGCCCAACGTGGGCGAGCAGCTCTACGCCGACCACGGGCGCGGTATTTTCATGATCGGCCGACTGATGGATGAGGTCCGCTTTGCGCGTGAGGGCACCGAGTTGCACATGCGCAAGGACAACGCGCGCTGA
- a CDS encoding peptidoglycan-binding domain-containing protein has translation MRRKTLSGLVAGLCVLLLCSVQALGGTPAKSSKTSAKPSGTKSKAHVASTKKRSTSGKKRSRRRVSWRRRGQQQMQSDRVREIQAALIREKYLKGEPTGQWDEPSKQAMMRYQTDNGWQTRTLPDSRALIKLGLGPKHASLVNTPSGPLPSGGSDESGPGGPQSPQP, from the coding sequence TTGAGGCGGAAGACACTCAGCGGCCTGGTGGCAGGACTTTGCGTGCTGTTGCTGTGCTCCGTGCAAGCTCTGGGCGGTACTCCCGCGAAGTCCTCGAAGACCAGCGCCAAGCCGTCTGGAACCAAGTCGAAAGCCCATGTGGCCAGCACCAAGAAGAGGTCCACTTCCGGTAAGAAGCGCAGCCGCAGACGTGTTTCGTGGCGTCGCCGTGGCCAGCAGCAGATGCAGAGCGACCGGGTACGGGAGATTCAGGCAGCTCTCATACGCGAGAAATACCTGAAGGGTGAGCCTACGGGGCAGTGGGATGAGCCCTCCAAACAGGCCATGATGCGGTACCAGACCGATAACGGTTGGCAGACCCGGACCCTGCCGGATTCGCGTGCGCTCATCAAGCTGGGCCTTGGACCGAAACATGCGAGCCTGGTGAACACGCCGAGCGGTCCGCTGCCCAGCGGCGGAAGCGACGAGTCCGGACCCGGCGGGCCTCAGTCCCCCCAGCCCTAG
- a CDS encoding Rid family hydrolase, with protein sequence MRLLSTTAPLAWLIVLSLFSLLAFSDSGSKTERRYFKPDGDFPFSNGVVVGDTLYLAGHIGLDPKTQKPPATAEEEARLVLEEFKATLGRAGMTMEDLVYVQVFCPDVSLWGQFNQVYRTHFGKDFPARAFVGSGPLLLGARFEVQGIAVRR encoded by the coding sequence ATGAGACTGCTTTCCACAACCGCGCCGCTCGCCTGGCTGATCGTTCTGTCCTTGTTTTCGCTGCTGGCGTTTTCCGATTCCGGGTCGAAAACGGAGAGGCGTTACTTCAAACCCGATGGCGACTTTCCTTTCAGCAATGGCGTCGTGGTCGGCGATACGCTCTATCTCGCGGGCCACATCGGCCTCGACCCCAAGACGCAGAAGCCGCCCGCGACGGCGGAAGAAGAGGCCCGCCTGGTGCTGGAAGAGTTCAAGGCCACGCTCGGCCGCGCCGGCATGACGATGGAAGACCTGGTCTACGTGCAGGTGTTCTGCCCCGACGTCTCCCTGTGGGGCCAGTTCAACCAGGTGTATCGAACCCATTTCGGCAAGGACTTCCCTGCCCGCGCCTTCGTCGGTTCCGGACCTCTGCTCCTCGGCGCTCGCTTCGAGGTGCAGGGTATTGCCGTGCGGCGGTAA
- a CDS encoding TolC family protein has protein sequence MAALVAALLTPVAASAQEQRIDYSKPRSHLPNFVGPYIPRRVPEPRTTNTERIDQLMVGGEIRLSLADAIALALENNLDMAIARYNLQIADTDILRTKAGQATRGVATGLVQGTPGGGVGGFGTGAAGAGAGGTTGGAGGAGTGAAGLVTSTVGTGTAIDSFDPSLSATLNINHATFPLSNTVTTGVPSFQQNTGTANFTYSQGFHTGTAMQVVFDNSRQTNNSLFSTLVPQVNTSFRLSIRQRLLAGFGLGPNTRFIRIAKNNREISDVAFRNQVINTVSQIQNIYWDLVNAYEDVKVKQRSLALANKTLSDNRKQVEIGTLAPIEIVRAESEVATRNQELIVAQTNLQLQQLLIKNAITRNLGEARIAAAPVIPTDTMVVPEQEPVGPIEDLVHEAKQGRPELVQARIDLTNREISIKSARNALLPTVDFVAWYGTSALAGVQNPNNVTIPPGSIPTTGFYSAFHSLIDADNPDYAVGLNITIPIRNRGAQADQVRSELEYRQAQLRLQQLENQVGIEVRNAQFTVQQNRARVEAARKGVQLAEESLDAEQKKYALGASTNFQVLQAQRDLAQAESNLVAANGAYEKSRVELDRVTAATLTRNRIELGDAESGMVRTLPSVPGVSPRVEEQPKPQAQ, from the coding sequence TTGGCCGCCCTGGTGGCGGCCCTGCTGACGCCGGTCGCGGCGTCGGCGCAAGAACAGCGAATCGACTATTCCAAGCCACGCTCGCATCTGCCCAACTTTGTAGGACCCTATATTCCCCGCCGGGTCCCGGAGCCGCGGACGACCAATACCGAGCGCATCGACCAACTCATGGTAGGCGGCGAGATCCGCCTGTCGCTGGCCGATGCCATCGCGCTGGCGCTGGAGAACAACCTGGACATGGCCATCGCCCGGTATAACCTCCAGATCGCCGATACCGACATCCTCCGCACCAAGGCTGGCCAGGCCACCCGCGGCGTGGCTACCGGCCTGGTGCAAGGCACCCCCGGAGGCGGTGTGGGCGGCTTTGGCACCGGCGCGGCCGGCGCGGGCGCCGGCGGCACCACGGGTGGCGCGGGTGGGGCGGGTACCGGTGCAGCCGGCTTGGTGACCAGCACGGTGGGCACCGGAACGGCCATCGACTCCTTCGATCCCTCGCTGAGCGCGACGCTTAACATCAACCACGCCACGTTTCCGCTTTCCAACACCGTCACCACCGGCGTGCCCAGCTTCCAGCAGAATACCGGCACCGCCAACTTCACCTATAGCCAGGGGTTCCACACCGGAACCGCCATGCAGGTGGTCTTCGACAACTCCCGGCAGACCAATAACAGCTTGTTCTCCACTCTGGTGCCGCAGGTGAATACCTCCTTCCGGCTGAGCATCCGCCAGCGGCTGCTCGCCGGGTTCGGCCTGGGGCCGAATACGCGCTTCATCCGCATCGCCAAGAACAATCGTGAGATTTCCGACGTGGCCTTCCGCAACCAGGTGATCAACACCGTCTCCCAGATCCAGAATATTTATTGGGACCTGGTCAATGCTTATGAGGACGTCAAAGTGAAGCAGCGGTCCCTCGCCCTGGCCAACAAGACCTTGTCAGACAACCGCAAGCAGGTCGAGATCGGGACCCTGGCGCCCATTGAGATCGTGCGAGCCGAGAGTGAAGTGGCCACCCGCAACCAGGAGTTGATCGTGGCTCAGACCAATCTGCAACTGCAGCAACTCCTGATCAAGAATGCCATCACCCGCAACTTGGGCGAAGCCCGCATCGCCGCCGCTCCCGTCATCCCCACCGACACCATGGTGGTGCCGGAGCAGGAGCCGGTGGGGCCCATTGAGGATCTGGTTCACGAAGCCAAGCAGGGTCGCCCGGAGCTAGTGCAGGCGCGCATCGATCTCACCAACCGCGAAATCAGCATCAAGTCGGCGCGCAATGCCCTGCTGCCCACCGTGGATTTCGTGGCCTGGTATGGCACTTCCGCTCTGGCCGGAGTGCAGAACCCCAACAACGTGACCATCCCCCCCGGCAGCATCCCCACCACCGGTTTTTACAGCGCGTTCCACAGCCTGATTGACGCCGATAACCCCGATTATGCCGTCGGGTTGAACATCACCATCCCTATCCGCAATCGGGGTGCGCAGGCCGACCAGGTGCGCTCGGAGCTGGAATACCGCCAGGCTCAGCTTCGCCTGCAGCAGCTCGAGAACCAGGTAGGCATCGAGGTCCGCAACGCCCAGTTCACCGTGCAACAGAACCGCGCGCGCGTGGAAGCAGCGCGCAAGGGCGTGCAACTCGCGGAGGAATCGCTGGATGCCGAACAGAAGAAATACGCACTCGGCGCCTCCACCAACTTCCAGGTGCTGCAGGCGCAGCGCGATCTGGCACAGGCCGAATCCAATCTGGTGGCGGCCAACGGAGCCTATGAGAAGAGCCGCGTCGAACTGGACCGTGTGACGGCTGCTACGCTCACCCGCAATCGCATTGAATTGGGTGATGCCGAAAGCGGAATGGTACGCACCCTGCCCTCGGTGCCCGGCGTCTCGCCCCGCGTCGAAGAGCAGCCAAAGCCGCAAGCCCAGTAA
- the truA gene encoding tRNA pseudouridine(38-40) synthase TruA: MRNFKLTLAYDGAEFHGWQVQPSLATVQGTLAAALEQITGERVLPQGSGRTDAGVHALEQVASVALESPIPAANLHKALNDILPAAIRVLTSEEAPPHFHARHSVQAKTYLYRIHRGSVCPPFLARYVYHHPFPLDEEAMRRAARLVEGEHDFTSFAAVDPERAHEGEEASNIRTIHSSGFEREGEELVYKVRGSGFLHHMVRNLVGTFLLVGKGSLDEAGLRRILELKDRSAAGGTAPASGLYLASVEY; encoded by the coding sequence ATGCGCAATTTCAAGCTTACTCTGGCGTACGATGGCGCCGAGTTCCACGGCTGGCAGGTGCAGCCGAGCCTGGCCACGGTGCAGGGCACACTGGCCGCCGCTTTGGAGCAGATTACCGGCGAGCGTGTCCTGCCCCAAGGGTCCGGCCGTACGGATGCCGGAGTGCACGCGCTGGAGCAGGTAGCTTCCGTGGCGTTGGAGTCGCCGATTCCGGCAGCCAACCTGCATAAAGCCCTGAACGACATCCTGCCGGCTGCGATCCGTGTACTCACTTCGGAAGAAGCGCCACCCCACTTCCATGCCCGCCACTCGGTCCAGGCTAAGACCTACCTCTATCGCATCCATCGCGGGTCAGTTTGTCCGCCTTTTCTGGCCCGCTACGTGTATCACCATCCCTTCCCGCTGGACGAGGAGGCCATGCGGCGAGCGGCTCGGTTGGTGGAGGGCGAGCACGACTTCACGTCCTTCGCCGCGGTAGATCCCGAGCGCGCGCATGAAGGGGAGGAAGCCTCTAACATCCGCACCATTCACTCTTCCGGATTCGAGCGCGAGGGCGAAGAATTGGTGTACAAGGTGCGTGGCAGCGGCTTCCTGCACCACATGGTGCGGAACCTGGTTGGAACTTTCCTGCTGGTCGGGAAAGGCTCCCTGGACGAAGCCGGTTTGCGCCGAATACTGGAGCTCAAGGACCGCAGCGCGGCCGGCGGGACGGCGCCTGCCAGCGGTTTGTACCTGGCAAGCGTGGAGTACTGA
- a CDS encoding M20/M25/M40 family metallo-hydrolase, which translates to MAPVTPLRSSARAASPAPAIPRLAERADVRAALAWFLDHREELLQMQMDLVGIAAPPHGEQQRGEWLRSRFAQIGLEDTQIDPVGNVLGLLRGSSEGKLVAVTAHIDTVFPADSPVEVRREGNRLYGPGISDNGAGVTALLALASSLRAAGIRPQHGVLFVGNVGEEGEGDLRGMRHLFSDPRWKDRIAYTVVLDGASTDTIVTQALGSRRFEVTVRGPGGHSWSDFGTPNPIVILARALARFSDTHLPREPKTTLNVGVISGGTSVNSIPESASARIDIRSADVEEIDRLDRALHEAVAAEVGRRETRGHRPDALLSYEIKVIGSRPGAELPADARILQVMRAVDAWLGNSSRQHRASTDANIPLSLGREAVSIGAGGSGGDAHTLHEWYDSTGRELGLKRVLLATLALAGVSE; encoded by the coding sequence ATGGCACCGGTCACTCCCTTGCGCTCCTCGGCTCGGGCCGCTTCACCGGCGCCTGCGATCCCGCGGCTGGCGGAACGCGCCGACGTGCGCGCTGCCCTGGCGTGGTTCCTTGATCATCGCGAAGAACTGTTGCAGATGCAGATGGACCTGGTGGGAATTGCCGCTCCTCCGCATGGTGAGCAGCAACGCGGCGAGTGGCTCCGCTCGCGGTTCGCGCAAATCGGGCTGGAGGACACCCAGATCGATCCCGTAGGCAACGTTCTGGGTTTGCTGAGGGGATCTTCCGAGGGCAAGCTGGTAGCCGTGACGGCCCATATCGACACGGTGTTTCCCGCCGATAGTCCCGTGGAAGTGCGCCGGGAAGGGAATCGACTGTACGGCCCGGGAATCTCGGATAACGGCGCCGGTGTCACCGCATTGCTGGCGCTGGCTTCGTCGCTGCGTGCAGCCGGTATCCGTCCCCAGCATGGCGTGCTGTTTGTAGGCAACGTCGGGGAAGAGGGCGAAGGAGATCTGCGGGGCATGCGGCACCTGTTCTCCGATCCACGCTGGAAAGACAGAATCGCTTACACCGTGGTGCTGGACGGCGCTTCCACCGACACCATCGTCACACAGGCATTGGGCAGCCGGCGGTTCGAGGTAACCGTGCGGGGGCCCGGCGGTCATTCCTGGAGCGACTTCGGGACGCCCAATCCCATTGTCATCCTTGCGCGCGCACTGGCGCGCTTCAGCGATACGCACCTACCGCGTGAGCCCAAGACCACACTCAACGTGGGGGTGATCAGCGGCGGCACTTCGGTGAACTCCATTCCCGAGTCGGCTTCGGCGCGCATCGACATCCGATCCGCCGATGTCGAAGAGATCGATCGACTGGACCGGGCCCTGCATGAGGCCGTGGCGGCCGAAGTCGGCCGGCGCGAGACTCGCGGGCACCGCCCGGACGCGCTGCTCAGCTATGAGATCAAAGTCATCGGCAGCCGCCCGGGCGCAGAACTTCCTGCGGATGCGCGGATCCTGCAGGTCATGCGCGCCGTGGATGCCTGGCTGGGCAACAGTTCCAGGCAGCACCGCGCCTCAACCGACGCCAACATCCCCTTATCGCTGGGACGCGAGGCCGTGAGCATCGGAGCCGGCGGCTCCGGCGGCGATGCCCACACCCTGCACGAGTGGTATGACTCCACCGGCCGTGAACTGGGATTGAAACGGGTTCTCCTGGCCACCTTGGCGCTCGCAGGGGTGAGTGAGTAG
- a CDS encoding DMT family transporter translates to MSRLHKAHVLLVLVTVVWGASFVLVKAALADATPLLLNALRMGLAAVVLAIYYRHQWARLTRPVVRAGLPVGVFLFLGYALQTWGLKETTPSKSAFLTGVSVVLVPVFMALFWGRVVKRWTGVGVALALVGLYFLTVPAGALMEGINLGDLLTLGCAVAFAFQIIYLGRATHRYPFELIAILQLTVAAALTALAVPVLETPRVIWSSPVLWAIAVTGLAGTAAAFSIQAWAQQFTPPTHTALIFSLEPVFAGLISFIFLGERLGGRGLLGAALILGGVLLSELKGGAAEPAVPPGVPAEQAELDEA, encoded by the coding sequence TTGTCACGCCTGCACAAAGCCCATGTGCTGCTGGTGTTGGTGACGGTAGTCTGGGGCGCCAGCTTCGTGCTGGTGAAGGCCGCCCTGGCCGACGCCACGCCGCTGCTGTTGAACGCGTTGCGCATGGGCCTGGCTGCCGTCGTCCTTGCAATCTATTACCGTCATCAATGGGCCCGGCTTACACGACCCGTGGTTCGGGCCGGCCTTCCGGTCGGCGTCTTTCTCTTCCTCGGCTACGCTCTGCAAACCTGGGGGCTGAAGGAGACGACGCCATCCAAGTCCGCGTTCCTCACTGGGGTGTCGGTGGTTCTGGTGCCGGTTTTCATGGCCCTTTTTTGGGGACGCGTAGTCAAGCGATGGACTGGTGTGGGCGTGGCGCTCGCTCTGGTCGGACTGTATTTCCTTACGGTGCCCGCTGGAGCGCTGATGGAAGGGATAAACCTGGGTGACCTGCTCACTCTGGGCTGCGCCGTTGCATTCGCGTTCCAAATCATCTACCTGGGCAGGGCGACGCACCGCTACCCCTTTGAACTCATCGCCATCCTCCAGTTGACGGTGGCGGCAGCTCTGACAGCGTTGGCCGTTCCCGTGCTCGAGACGCCCAGGGTGATATGGTCGTCCCCGGTTCTGTGGGCGATTGCCGTGACCGGACTTGCGGGCACAGCGGCGGCCTTCAGCATTCAAGCCTGGGCACAGCAGTTCACACCGCCGACGCACACGGCGCTGATCTTCTCGCTGGAGCCGGTGTTCGCCGGCCTCATCTCTTTCATCTTCCTCGGCGAGCGGCTTGGGGGTCGGGGCCTGCTGGGGGCGGCCCTGATTCTGGGAGGTGTGCTTCTCTCGGAGCTTAAGGGGGGAGCGGCCGAGCCGGCAGTGCCCCCGGGAGTGCCGGCCGAGCAGGCGGAACTGGACGAAGCCTAG